In one window of Gadus chalcogrammus isolate NIFS_2021 chromosome 12, NIFS_Gcha_1.0, whole genome shotgun sequence DNA:
- the LOC130393118 gene encoding LOW QUALITY PROTEIN: vitellogenin-like (The sequence of the model RefSeq protein was modified relative to this genomic sequence to represent the inferred CDS: inserted 3 bases in 2 codons): MQVFVFALALAVVAGQYVNFAPDFASSKTYVYKYEAVLMAGLPEEGLASAGLKVLSKVLISNIAENTYLLKLADPELFEYSGVLPKDQFIPANKLKEALASQLATPIKFEYANGVVGKVYSPEGISTTVLNIFRGVLNILQLNIKKTQNVYELQEAGAQGVCNTLYAITEDEKADRILLTKTRDLNNCQEKIVKDLGLAYTEKCIECQKDAKNLRGAAAYNYVLKPVPTGVLILQASVNELIQFSPFNELNGAAQMNTKQSLVFLEIQKTPIAPVNAQYLHRGSIKYEFASELLQSPIMLIKITNPQAQVVELLNHLVVNNMQTVHEEAPMKFLELIQVLRKSNIVDIDQIWSQFKSKPVYRQWILDTLPAIGTSTTLRFIKEKLLARDISILEAAQALVASMHMVTADQEAITIVESLIDNHLIVENPALRQIVMLGYGTMVAKFCSDKIACPSELIKPIHEKIARAVAEENIEDIILLLKVLGNAGHPHSLKTITKILPLFGSAAANLPTRVHVDAILAMRNIAKKEPRLIQDMVVQLFMDKALQPELRMLACIVLFETKPRIGLVTALANVLKTEENLQVASFTYSHMKSLTRSTASHQASVAAACNVAVRILSPKFDRLSYRFSKAIQMDAYSEPMMLGAAASAFYINDAASILPRAFVAKTRGYLAGAAADVLEIGLRTEGLQEALLKNPDSENADRITKMRRVIKALSQWRSLPTSKPLANVYIKFLGQEIAFANLDKVLIDQAIALASRPIVQEMGKDALRSVLSGFTAHFTKPMLAAEVRRILPTAAGFPMELSMYTAAVANAAVQIKASTTPALPQNFLWAHLLKANINLETEIRPSIAVQSFAVMGVNTDLIQSSVLVRAKVNSVLPSKIAANLDITGGNFRIQALPVAVPEQLATVRYESFAVARNIEDLLAEKIVPIIPAEILEPLIGRRFVSNANSIVSGSSSKSSEIFSDMVSGMKPIIKSKLARFEKKYCAKLAAMKSCIKLESEDASFIRNTPLYQLIGKHVVSVVIKHVAGKEIESIEIEVQVGATAAAKLIKQINLSQEEVEEENAQGTPALLKLKKILNPSVKRSSSSSSSSSSSSKLFSSSSSSSSSXSSRSSSSRSSKLNSKSSSSSSSSSSSSSRSARSRLSNTVVYPLKFXKDHKKQSLTSSARTSTGRSSASSFRAIYNNNKYLGAAAPPAFAIWVRVVRADNQMMGYELSTYLDKPNKRVQLIIAALAKGDTWKLCADGILLSKHKVSAKVAWGAECKEYSAMVTAETGLVVKSPAARLTVSWEALPISFKTYAKLVYKYIPASILAGLVEGKEINIEKQVSLIVVATTNKDLDVILKTPKHTIYKLALHLPIALPLDGLTSLTPFENNIMEKVQYVLAQVYEAQCSYAKNTLTTFNNRRYKNEMPLSCNQVLAQDCSKELKFMVLLKKDNIEQNWINVKLADIDIDLYPENDNMIVKVNGMQIPISNLPYQHPTGTIQIKSNGEGISVYAASHGLHEVYFDRSSWKVKLADWMKGQTCGICGKADGEVRQEFRTPNGQLAKDAVSYAHSWVIPAENCQDASECRMRQESVKLEKQIMVHGQESNCHSVETVLRCLPGCIPVKTTPVTVGFHCLPISAEQQRSGDLSSVLEQSVDLRESVMAHLACNCANLCA; this comes from the exons AtgcaggtgtttgtgtttgcgctgGCTCTGGCCGTCGTGG CGGGACAGTACGTCAACTTTG CTCCTGACTTCGCCAGCAGCAAGACCTATGTGTACAAGTATGAGGCGGTACTCATGGCGGGCCTTCCTGAGGAGGGTCTGGCTAGCGCTGGGTTGAAGGTCCTCAGCAAAGTTCTAATCAGTAACATTGCTGAGAATACTTACCTGCTTAAG CTTGCCGATCCTGAACTCTTTGAGTACAGTGGCGTCTTGCCCAAGGATCAATTCATCCCGGCCAACAAGCTGAAGGAAGCCCTGGCCTCCCAGCTTGCGACTCCCATCAAGTTTGAGTACGCCAATGGTGTTGTCGGGAAGGTCTACTCCCCAGAAGGCATCTCAACAACCGTGCTGAACATCTTCAGAGGTGTACTGAACATCTTGCAGCTCAATATTAAGAAGACCCAGAATGTCTACGAGCTGCAGGAG GCTGGAGCTCAGGGCGTGTGCAACACACTCTACGCCATCACTGAAGACGAGAAGGCCGACCGCATTCTGTTGACCAAGACCAGGGATCTCAATAACTGCCAGGAGAAGATTGTCAAGGATTTGGGTCTGGCTTACACAGAGAAATGCATAGAGTGCCAGAAG GATGCCAAGAACCTGAGGGGAGCTGCCGCATACAACTACGTCCTGAAGCCAGTCCCGACTGGAGTTCTGATCCTGCAGGCCAGCGTCAATGAGCTCATCCAGTTCTCTCCCTTCAACGAGCTTAACGGCGCTGCCCAGATGAACACCAA gCAGTCCTTGGTTTTCCTTGAGATTCAGAAGACCCCCATCGCACCGGTTAATGCTCAGTATCTCCATCGTGGATCCATCAAATATGAGTTTGCCTCCGAGCTTCTGCAGTCACCCATTATGCTGATTAAGATCACAAACCCCCAAGCTCAG GTTGTGGAGCTCCTCAACCATCTTGTCGTCAACAACATGCAAACAGTTCACGAAGAGGCCCCCATGAAGTTTCTAGAACTGATTCAGGTGCTCCGTAAATCAAACATCGTGGACATTGACCAGATCTGGAGTCAATTCAAGAGCAAACCAGTCTACAG ACAGTGGATCCTGGATACCCTTCCCGCCATTGGAACCTCAACCACTCTGAGATTCATCAAGGAGAAGTTACTGGCTAGAGATATCAGCATTCTTGAGGCAGCTCAGGCTCTTGTAGCATCCATGCACATGGTGACAGCTGATCAGGAGGCCATTACAATTGTGGAA TCCCTGATAGACAACCACTTGATTGTGGAGAATCCTGCTCTGCGTCAAATCGTCATGCTCGGCTATGGTACCATGGTTGCAAAGTTCTGCTCTGACAAGATCGCCTGCCCCTCCGAGCTCATCAAG CCCATCCACGAGAAAATCGCCAGAGCTGTTGCAGAGGAAAACATCGAGGATATCATTTTGCTTCTGAAGGTTCTGGGTAACGCCGGACACCCCCACAGTCTTAAGACAATCACAAAGATCCTGCCCTTGTTTGGCTCTGCTGCTGCAAATCTGCCAACGAGAGTCCACGTTGACGCCATTCTGGCCATGAGGAACATCGCCAAGAAGGAGCCCAGATTG ATCCAAGATATGGTCGTACAGTTGTTCATGGATAAAGCCCTGCAGCCTGAGCTGCGAATGCTTGCGTGCATTGTGCTGTTTGAGACAAAGCCTCGCATTGGCCTGGTAACTGCTCTTGCCAACGTTCTGAAGACCGAAGAGAACCTGCAGGTGGCCAGCTTCACCTACTCCCACATGAAGTCCCTGACCAGAAGCACCGCATCTCACCAGGCGTCTGT TGCTGCCGCATGCAATGTTGCTGTCAGGATCCTGAGCCCCAAGTTTGATCGTCTGAGCTACCGTTTCAGCAAAGCCATTCAGATGGACGCCTACAGCG AGCCCATGATGCTTGGTGCTGCTGCCAGTGCATTCTACATCAACGATGCTGCCAGCATCCTTCCCAGGGCTTTCGTGGCCAAGACCCGTGGCTACCTTGCCGGAGCTGCAGCTGATGTTCTTGAG ATTGGATTGAGGACCGAGGGACTCCAGGAGGCTCTCCTGAAGAACCCTGATAGCGAGAACGCTGACAGGATCACCAAGATGAGGCGTGTCATCAAGGCT CTGTCCCAGTGGAGATCTCTGCCTACTAGCAAGCCTCTGGCCAATGTGTACATCAAGTTCCTGGGCCAGGAGATCGCCTTTGCCAACCTCGACAAAGTTCTGATCGATCAGGCCATTGCA CTTGCCAGTAGACCCATCGTTCAGGAAATGGGAAAGGACGCTCTGAGGAGTGTGCTGTCTGGATTTACCGCCCATTTCACCAAGCCCATGCTGGCTGCCGAGGTGCGCCGCATCCTCCCCACCGCCGCCGGATTCCCCATGGAGCTCAGCATGTACACCGCTGCTGTCGCTAACGCCGCCGTCCAAA TCAAGGCAAGCACCACACCTGCTCTGCCCCAGAACTTCCTTTGGGCTcatctgctgaaggccaacattAATCTGGAGACTGAGATTAGGCCCAG TATCGCTGTTCAGTCATTCGCTGTGATGGGCGTGAACACTGACCTCATCCAGTCATCTGTGCTCGTCAGAGCCAAGGTCAACTCTGTCCTGCCAAGCAAAATTGCAGCCAATCTTGATATAACTGGAGGCAACTTCAGGATCCAggcattgcccgttgccgtgcctGAACAACTTGCAACCGTGCG TTATGAGAGTTTCGCCGTGGCAAGAAACATTGAAGATCTCCTGGCCGAGAAAATCGTGCCTATCATTCCCGCAGAGATCTTGGAGCCCCTCATCGGCAGACGGTTCGTGTCTAATGCCAACTCCATTGTGTCTGGTAGCTCG TCCAAATCCTCCGAGATCTTCTCTGACATGGTATCTGGAATGAAACCCATCATCAAGTCCAAACTTGCCCGATTTGAGAAGAAGTATTGTGCTAAATTAGCCGCAATGAAGTCCTGCATCAAGCTGGAGTCTGAGGATGCCTCATTCATCAGGAACACACCTCTCTACCAACTGATTGGAAAGCATGTTGTCTCTGTGGTCATTAAACATG TTGCCGGAAAGGAGATCGAGAGCATAGAGATCGAGGTCCAAGTCGGAGCAACGGCTGCAGCAAAGCTAATTAAGCAGATCAACCTGAGccaagaagaagtagaagaagagaaCGCCCAGGGCACACCTGCTCTGCTAAAGCTCAAGAAAATCCTGAATCCCTCCGTGAAAagatcttcctcttcctccagcagctccagcagcagctccaagttgttctcctcctcctcctcctcctcctcctc ctccagcagaagcagcagcagccgtagCAGCAAACTGAACTccaaatcctcctcctcctcgtctagCTCGTCCTCCAGCTCTTCCCGCTCTGCAAGAAGCCGTCTGTCCAAC ACTGTTGTGTACCCGTTGAAGT CAAAGGACCACAAGAAGCAG TCTCTCACCTCTTCAGCAAGAACCTCCACAGGCAGAAGCAGTGCTTCAAGCTTCCGGGCCATCTACAACAAT AACAAATACCTTGGcgctgcagctcctcctgccTTCGCCATCTGGGTCCGTGTGGTCAGAGCTGACAACCAAATGATGGGATATGAGCTGTCTACCTACCTGGACAAGCCCAACAAAAGAGTCCAGCTGATCATTGCAGCTTTGGCCAAAGGTGACACCTGGAAACTGTGTGCTGATGGAATTCTTCTTAGCAAGCACAAAGTATCT GCTAAGGTTGCCTGGGGAGCGGAGTGCAAGGAATACAGCGCCATGGTGACAGCTGAGACTGGCCTGGTCGTCAAAAGCCCTGCGGCTCGTCTGACAGTGTCCTGGGAAGCGCTGCCGATATCATTCAAGACTTACGCCAAGCT CGTCTACAAGTACATCCCTGCGTCTATCCTCGCTGGACTCGTTGAAGGGAAGGAGATCAACATTGAGAAGCAGGTTTCTCTCATCGTGGTTGCAACTACTAACAAGGACCTCGATGTGATCTTGAAGACACCAAAG CACACTATCTACAAGTTAGCTCTGCACCTTCCCATTGCTCTGCCTCTCGACGGACTCACCAGCCTTACTCCCTTCGAAAACAACATCATGGAAAAAGTCCAATACGTCTTGGCTCAGGTTTATGAAG CTCAGTGTAGCTACGCCAAGAACACCCTGACCACATTCAACAACAGGAGGTACAAGAACGAGATGCCACTGTCTTGCAACCAGGTTCTGGCCCAGGATTGCTCCAAGGAGCTCAAATTCATGGTTCTGCTGAAGAAGGACAACATTGAGCAGAACTGGATAAATGTGAAGCTCGCTGACAT CGATATCGACCTGTACCCCGAGAACGACAACATGATTGTGAAGGTTAACGGCATGCAGATCCCCATCAGCAACCTGCCCTACCAGCACCCCACAG GTACAATCCAGATCAAGTCTAACGGTGAGGGCATCTCTGTATATGCGGCCAGCCACGGTCTTCATGAGGTCTACTTCGACAGGAGCTCCTGGAAG GTCAAGTTGGCCGACTGGATGAAGGGACAGACATGCGGAATCTGTGGAAAGGCCGACGGAGAGGTCAGACAGGAGTTCCGCACCCCCAACGGACAGCTGGCCAAGGACGCCGTCAGCTACGCCCATTCCTGGGTGATCCCTGCTGAGAACTGCCAAGATGCCTCCG AGTGCCGTATGAGACAGGAGTCAGTGAAGCTGGAGAAACAGATCATGGTCCACGGACAGGAGTCCAACTGCCACTCTGTTGAGACGGTGCTGCGTTGCCTCCCTGGCTGCATCCCAGTCAAGACCACCCCGGTCACCGTTGGCTTCCACTGCCTGCCTATTA GCGCTGAGCAGCAACGCTCTGGAGATCTGAGCAGCGTCCTGGAGCAGAGTGTGGACCTGAGGGAGAGCGTGATGGCTCACTTGGCCTGCAACTGCGCCAACCTCTGTGCTTAA
- the LOC130393119 gene encoding vitellogenin-like: MKGLIVLAVSLVLVASIELKYAPEFAVGKTYTYKYEAVILGGLPEAGLARAGVKLSSKVIINAEAPNTFLLKLVDPELYEYSGIWPTDPFVPATKLTSALAAQLLTPIKFQYANGVVGTIFAPAGVSTTVLNVFRGVLNLLQLNIKKTQNVYELQEAGTQGVCRTHYVIREDVKTERLHLTKTKDLNHCQELIHKDIGLAYTEKCVQCQAQGMALKGAVAVNYILKPAATGALLLEATATELIQFSPFNILNGAAQMEAKQLLTYVGISKTPVLPIAAVYIPRGSLQYEFATELLQTPSSS; the protein is encoded by the exons ATGAAGGGACTGATCGTGCTAGCTGTGTCGCTGGTCCTTGTGG CTAGCATAGAACTCAAATACG CCCCAGAGTTTGCTGTAGGAAAGACCTACACATACAAGTATGAAGCAGTTATCCTGGGAGGTCTGCCTGAAGCTGGTCTTGCCAGGGCTGGTGTCAAACTGAGCAGCAAGGTCATCATCAATGCTGAGGCTCCTAACACCTTCTTACTCAAG CTTGTCGACCCAGAGCTCTATGAGTACAGTGGAATCTGGCCCACCGACCCCTTTGTTCCAGCAACCAAGCTTACCTCAGCCCTGGCAGCTCAGCTACTGACACCCATCAAGTTCCAGTATGCTAATGGGGTTGTAGGAACAATCTTTGCACCTGCTGGTGTCTCTACCACAGTGCTGAATGTCTTCAGGGGAGTCCTGAACCTCCTTCAGCTGAACATCAAGAAAACACAGAATGTCTATGAGCTGCAAGAG GCTGGAACTCAGGGCGTCTGCAGGACCCACTATGTCATCAGAGAGGATGTAAAGACTGAACGTCTTCATCTGACCAAGACCAAGGATCTGAACCACTGCCAGGAGTTAATTCACAAGGATATCGGCTTGGCCTACACTGAGAAATGTGTTCAGTGTCAAGCT CAGGGTATGGCCCTGAAGGGAGCCGTTGCAGTCAATTACATCTTGAAGCCAGCAGCCACTGGTGCTCTGCTCTTGGAGGCAACTGCCACTGAACTCATCCAGTTCTCCCCCTTTAACATCCTGAATGGGGCTGCCCAGATGGAGGCCAA GCAACTTTTGACCTATGTTGGTATTTCAAAGACTCCAGTTCTACCCATTGCTGCAGTTTATATTCCCCGTGGATCCCTGCAGTATGAGTTTGCCACTGAACTTCTCCAGACTCCATCCAGCTCCTGA